The Balneola vulgaris DSM 17893 DNA window AATTAGAGACACCATATTATTACCTAGTCCTGTTTGGAAGGCACTGATCGTAATATCATCTTGCTTTCTCATGTACGCACCGTAAGTCAAGATTAAACCCCAAGCAGCACCTGTATCCCAAGCATTTTGAGTTAATGCTTCCAACCATAAGTTCGGGTTGGCAAGAGAACTCCAATCTGGGGTAAATAGATATTTAATACCCAAGCCACTGCCTTCTAAGGTAAGTGCTTTTACCAACGACACTAACAACACAAGAAGCAGTGAAGGAATAAGAATTTTATTCACCTTCTCTATGCTTTTAATGCCTTTAAGAACTATGTATCCACCAATTAGCATTACTACAAAATGCGTAAGGATGGGCATATTTGAGTTTTGGAAGGTATTCCAAATACCCATTGCTTGATCGTAGTTTTGTGGTAATTCACTGAATAAAGACTGTGATAAATAGTATAAACACCATCCAGCAACTACACTGTAGTAAAACATAATGGCGGTAGCAACGAAACCCACGAAACCACCTAGCCATCCTTTTTTCTCACCAATTAGAGCTGAAAATGATTGAACGACCCCTTTTCTACCATTTCTACCTAATCCATATTCAGCGATTATCAGTGGAATACTCCATATGAATAAAAATATTATCCATGCAATCAGAAAAGCACCCGCTCCTTCTTCACCACCATTTTGAGCTGCTATTCTTGGAAATCTCCATATATTTCCTGTTCCAATTGCTATACCTAGTACACTAAGTATCATCCCTAATTTAGAGGAAAAGACCTCTTTATTTTTTTCCATATGTGCTTGTTTAGTTTTTTAAATAATACCTGTTGTACTTTCCCGTTAATCGCGTCTAAGATTTTTGACTTAGAGGCGTCATTTATTTTGAATACAAACAGGCTATGCCTATAATTGCCTGCCAATCTTACTGGTAAAAATTGAGTTTCCAAAAAAAATAATAAGTCATCCTATTAGATGTTTTCAGATCATAAAACGACCAATAAATATCTAGCGTTATTTACCTTTGCAATATCGCTGATCATTTATACCCTTACATTAGCTCCTACCGCAAGTTTCTGGGATGCGGGTGAGTTTATTGCCGTAGCTCACGGGCTTCAAGTTAACCACCCTCCTGGCGCTCCTTTTTATAGTATTCTTGGTAGAATATTTTCAATGTTTATGCCTACCGAATATGTGGCACTGAGTATAAACTTCATTAGTGCATTAGCTTCTGCGCTTACAGTAATGCTTCTTTACCTCATTATTATTCGTTTAATAAGAGAATGGAAAGGTGAGGTATCCGAATACAGTTTAATGGATAAGATTGGAATGTACGGTGGTGCCTTAGTAGGATCGCTCACATTTGCAGTAACGGATACGTTCTGGTTTAACGCCGTTGAAGCCGAAGTGTACGCGCTTTCCATGTTCTTTACAGCTATTGTAGTATGGTTAGCTCTAAAATGGTCGGAACGCCATGAAGAGCCCTATAATGAACGCTGGTTGGTAATGATTGCCTATATGTTTGGCCTTGCAATCGGGGTGCATTTGCTCAATTTACTAGCTCTTTTCTTTGTAGCCCTTATCATTTACTTCAAGAAAAAAGATTTAAGCTTGATGTCTTTTGTATGGACTGGTGTAGCTGCTGTAATTTCTTTCTTCCTAATTTATCCAGTTACCATCCAATGGATTCCAGATTTTTCATCAAAAATTGGTGATGCTACATACGGACTTATAGGTCCCTTAACTTTTATTGCATTAATCATGATCGCTGTAGCTTGGGGTATTTACTATACTCAGAAAAAACGCTACCGCTTCGCTAATATAGTTATGATAAGTTATGCGATGATTTTAATAGGATATTCTTCCTATTCAATCATAATGATTCGTTCAATCGCTGACCCTCCTATCGATGAAAACGATCCTGAAACAGTAGAAGCATTCGTAAAATACCTTAAGAGAGAGCAATACGGTTCTACTCCAATTCTTAAGGGTAATACATTTGATGAAGTAACGGGGCAAGTAACTCGTGGCGAAAACAACGAAGTATTATTCCCACGTAGGCATTCATCTGACCCTCGCCATGTTGAATTCTACTCACGTTATGATAGTGATTGGGACTTTTTCTGGAGTTATCAAGTCAACCATATGTATATCCGATATTTCAATTGGAATTTCATAGGTAGGCAATCAGATATACAAGATACTGGTTGGCAATCTGGATTTGAACCAGCCAAATATCCCTCTAATAAAGCCAATAATGCTTTTTTCTTTATACCCTTCGTTTTAGGTTTATTCGGGTTAGTTTACCATTTCAGTGCCGACTGGAAACGAGCCTCGGCTGTGATGGCATTATTTATAGTCACAGGCCTCGCAATTATTGTCTTCTTAAACCAACCACCCTTTCAACCAAGGGAGCGAGATTATGCCTATGTTGGCTCATTCTTTGCCTTTGCCATATGGATAGGTATAGGTGTTACAGGGTTAATTGATCTTTTAAAGTCCTATATCAAAGAAAATAGTATAGCAGCCTATGCAGTAGTTGGGGTATGTTTATTGGCGTCCCCTGTATGGATGGGCTATCAAAACTGGGATGACCATGACAGAAGTGAACGTTATGTGGCGCCAGATTATGCCAAGAACTTATTAAATTCACTAGCACCAAATGCTATCGTGTTCACTAATGGTGATAATGACACCTTCCCATTATGGTATGCTCAGGAAGTTGAAGGCATCCGAACAGATGTTCGAATTGTATGCCTGAGTTTATTGAATACTGATTGGTATATAAAACAGCTACGTGATCAATGGTCGCATGAATCAGCTCCCCTACCAATTAATATGTCGGATAAGGAAGTTGAAGCAATAACGGGGTCAATTACACAATGGCAGCCTAAACAAATGCAAATTCCGGTAGATAAGGAGATGTTAAAAAAAGCATTTTCAGAAGACCAGAATTACAAAGAAGCTATTGGTGTAAAACAAGCAGACATTCCAATATTACAAACAGGAACAGAATTTACAATTCCAGTTGACTCGCTAGATGATGTTATGACGTGGCAATTGGATGGGCGAAGATATAGTACCGATGCTGAAGGCAATGGTATTTACTTCCTTCAAACTCAAGACCGTATGATACTTGAGTTAATTCAAAGCAATAACTGGTTGCGCCCCATTTACTTTGCTAACACCGTTTCTTCTCAAAGCCAATTAAATCTTCAGGATTATTTTAGAGCAGAAGGAAAGGCATATCGTTTAGTTCCGAAAAAAATGGACCGTACGTATACCGGTTACATCGACGCTGAAGTTCATGCTGAACGTATGAGAAACTTCTCATTCCGCAACTGGAACGACCCTGACGTATATGTGGATGAAAACATACGACGAATGATGGGTAACTACCGTTATAGCTTCTTACAACTAGCTGAGCAATTTATAGCTGATGGAAAACCTGATAGTGCTAAATACTGGCTTAAATACGGGGAAGAAAAAGTTCCATTCAGACCTGATGATGAGGTTACAACTGTTCATATACTATATGCTAATAAATATGCTACCGTTGGCATGTATGATGAAGCTAATAGCATCATGGATCGATCTATTGATGAAATTCAGAAGAAAATGAATGACGCATTTTACAAATTCATTGGACTTCAGGATGAAATGAATATGCTAAATGCTGAATACGAACAAGCACGTCGTAATGCAGATCTTAAGAAGCAACGTACGTTACGTACCAAACTCAATGCAACAATTAGACGAGCACAAGAGCAATCACAAACGGTGATGCGTGAACGTCAAGTACTTGTATTGTCTCAATATGTGTATTTCAAATCAGGTAATGACGAGAAAGCACTGGCTATTGCTGAATCGACAAACAGTCAGTTTGAAGGCACACAAATACCCCCTGTGCCAGCTACTAAAGAAGAAACCATGCGTATTGTAACTACACAGTACGGAATCAATTAATCAGTATATTTTTACTTAGCTCCCGGTATCGTATATTGCCGGGAGCTAATATTAGACCATTATGATTCACCAATTTACAGCAGAAAACATATCCACAATCGGTAAAGTACTAGGCGCAGAGCCAAAACCATTAGGTAAAGACGTATACCGTATTGAAGTTAAAAATGAAGAAGAAAATCGTAAGCTAGCGCTAGAGATTCACCTTGGTCTTGATGTAAATGGCGAAGAAATGAATATGGTGTCGGTATACGCTTATAATACATTCCTACAGCTACATAATTGTACTGCATTCGTGGCAAGTGACATCCTTCAACAGGTAACCTTTTTTGGGAAATCAGGAGATAAAACCTCTGGCTTAATCGTTGAGAAAGCGGCTGGATGTTCTCTATATGCTAATGTTGATGAAGCCTTATTAACTGGAGATTTCACTCAACTTCCGGAAGATTTGATGATGTGCGGTATTGCATTGTCACTTACAGAATCTATGGATGATGACTTCAGCTTTTAATGTAAGCCGTGCCTACATCCCACAACCTGCAAATATTTAATACTACCGAACTAGCGCTGCCAATAAGCGAGAATACGGCTTTTAAATTATTAGAAGCAATTCAAAAAGGTGAAGAAATACTCTTTGAATCGGTTGAAGTAGCCTATGTTGATGAACAAGAAATAGTTCGTATCAATAAAGAGTTTTTAAGCCGAGATTATATTACCGATATCATTTCCTTCAGGTATGATGATGACTCCTACGACAATGAAGGCATAGAAGGAACTTTATACTGCTGTTTACCTCGAATTATTGAACAAGCCGATGAATTCGGTGAAGATAAAACAACAGAAACCTATCGTATATTGGCGCATGGATTATTGCATTTATGTGGTTATGATGACCAAACCGATTCAGAAAAAGCCAAGATGACTGAACTTGAAAATCTGTATTTATCTTTGATTTTAAAGTAACCCATATCTGATTCTCTCGTAGTGGCCATAAAATTATCTTTAGCATGGCAGAACAAAACAAAAGTATTATAAAAGACCGATCCAAAGAATACGGAAAACAACTTTGGTCACTTATTCAAAAACAGATCGATAATCAGTCAGATTCCGATCAACAAAAAGTAACTCGAACTCCCCTTCCCAAAAAAGAGTCAGAACATAAGTATCTTCTAAAACTACTCTTTCTCTTCCCTGTACTTTTAGTAATTACATTTAGCTTTTCATTTTATTGGGATTTTGATGGACTTCAAACAGAAGTATTTGGCTTCTTAATTGAATTTGAAGGACTCATGAGGATATTGAGCATTAGTGGATTGATTGGCTTTTTAACAAATTGGCTTGCCATTACCATGTTATTTAGGCCCAATAAAAGAAGACCGATATTTGGTCAAGGCCTGATTCCTGCTCAAAAAGATCGTATCTCATATCGACTTGCAGCCGCTGTAAGTGAAGATTTAATCAACCCAGAGATCATTAAGCGTAAGATTCATGAGTCGAATGCCATTGCCAAATACCGTGAGCAAGCAACTGAATATATCCGGCAAGTAATTGATGACCCAGACTTTAGGACGGAATTAAAAGCCTTAGCCGTTAACTATGTAGACGAAATGGTAGCACAGCCTGAGGTTAGAGCTACGATAGCAAAATCTATAATGAGGCAAATTGAGGATAACATAGAAGAAAACACCTTTGAAAAGGTAGCTTTGAAGGCCTATTCATTTTTGAAAGGTCAGGAAATGCAAGATTTGGTTGAGGACGCACTCACTAAGTTACCAGGCGGAGTTGAAAAAGGTTTAGATAAAATGGACGAATTCTTGGATGAGTTACCAGATAAAATTAATCGACATAGCGACACCATTGAGGATCTTGTAACCACTTTACTATATAAACTTGTAAATCAATTAGATGTTCATGCCTTAGTTGAAGATAATCTTCGTGAATACGACGAAAAAAGACTTGAGCGATTGATAAAAAACGCCAGTAACGATCAACTGCAATACATTCAATATTTAGGGGCCGTATTAGGAACTTTAGGTGGTTTTATTATTTGGAAACCAATTGGTAGCCTTTTGTTGTTGGTAGTAATAATTTCGATTACTTTTGGAGTCGATACTCTTTTATTTCACTATCAAAAAAAGAGTACATCTACAGAGGTCGTCGACTAACAAATTGCTTAACTAACAGATATGTTCAAAAATTATATCTCACTGATTGCTCTAATTTTAGTAATCGGTTGTTCTTCTAGTCAAAACACGGTAAAAAGAAACCCTTCAAACACTTCTGAAAATAGATCAACTGAACCGGTTGTAGAAATTACGGTAAATGAAGCCACAGAAAACTGGCATCACACAGATCCTAACAGTAAAAATGGTTTTGAAGGAATTGGTTCAGAAAAAGCTTATTCCGAATTATTAGTCAATAAAAGCCCGAAGAAAAAAGTTGTTGTAGCGGTCATTGACTCTGGCGTAGATATTGAACACGAAGATTTAAGTGCGAATATTTGGATAAATGAAGATGAGATTGCTGGAAACGGCATAGATGATGACGATAACGGTTACGTTGATGACATCCATGGGTGGAATTTCATTGGTGGTAAAGATGGGAGTCATGTAAATAAAGATACCTACGAAGTAACCCGCATATATAATAGGCTTCATGAAAAATTTAAAGATGACGACTTTGTAATTGTATCTAAAAAGGATTCAGAAGAATTTGCCTTATATGAGGAAGTAAAGGCTGAATTAGAAAAAAACCGTTTAGAAGCCAAGCAAAACTACAATAATTTAGTACAAGTTAAGCAAGCTTTAGAGGGTGCAAAAAGTGTGCTTGGTGTGTCTTCAATTGATTCTATTTCAGTTGACAAATTAAAGCCCTCCCCTTCAGATAATGCCTATGAACAACAAGCGAAGCAGATGTTCATGTATTTTAAAAGCAATGGTGTAAAGGAAGAGGATATTGAAGAAGCTTATAATCACTTCGATAAAATGTATAACTATGCCTATAACACAGATTTTGACCCTCGGCATATTGTAGGTGATGATTTTTCAGATTTATCGAACCGATATTACGGTAATAATGATGTTAAAGGTCCTAGAAGTAATCATGGTACTCATGTAGCTGGAATTATTGGGGCCGTAAGAAATAACAATAAAGGCATGAATGGTGTTGCGAACCATGTTTCGATTATGGTATTACGTGCCGTTCCAGATGGTGATGAGCGAGATAAAGATGTTGGTAATGCTATCCGGTATGCCGTTGAAAACGGGGCTGACATTATCAATATGAGTTTCGGAAAAGATTATTCGCCCCGTAAATTTTATGTTGATGAAGCGTTAAAGTTTGCGGACGAACAAGGCGTACTTGTTGTTCATGCAGCAGGAAATTCAGGTGCGAACATTGACTCTACAAACAACTTTCCTAACAAGTTTTATACAGAAGGTGGTAGTATGCAAAACTACATCACAGTTGGAGCATCCTCTTGGGAAGGTGATTCTCTCCTAGCGTCCTCTTTCACAAATTACGGCAATCGAGTTGATATATTCGCGCCTGGTGTATCTATATACTCAACTTACCCTGAGAATACTTACAAAGCAGAAGACGGTACAAGTATGGCTAGTCCAGTGGTAGCGGGGGCTGCAGCACTTATAATGGCATATTACCCTGAATTAAGTGCTCAAGAGGTAAAGCAATTACTGATCAGTAGCGCTACAAATCATTCTAATCGAATTGTTTATAAGCCTGGTACTGATGAGGCCGTACCTTTCGGAAGTTTATCAGCCTCAGGTGGACTATTGAATATATATAATGCCCTTTTAAAGTCTGAGAATAAAACATTAGGCACCCACTGATTTGAGTAAAGCCGATTCTTATTTTGATGCATTTGTTATAGGATCAGGTCCCAATGGCTTTTCTTCTGCTATTACTTTAGCTGAACAAGGATTAAAAGTAAAAATCATTGAAGCCAAAGATACTATTGGTGGAGGTACGCGAACTAAGGAAATAACCTCAGCAGGTTTTTTACACGATATATGTTCAGCCGTACACCCTACAGCAGCTGGCTCGCCTATCTTCAATAAATTACCCTTAGCAAAACACGGCTTAGAGTGGATTCAACCAGAGATTGGTGTTGCTCATCCCTTGGATAATGGGGATGCGGTTATCATTGAAAAATCATTTGAGAACACTTTAGCTCGCTTAGGCAAAGATGCAAAAGGTTATAAAAGCCTCTTCCAAGGATTTATAAACTCTTGGGATAAACTCTCTTCAGATGTGTTCTCAAATTTAAGAATACCATCGCACCCACTTACTATGGCACGCTTTGGGTGGTATGGTATGTTTTCAGCTAAAATTATAGCGGATAGTTTTTTCAAAAATGAACGCACTAAAGCTTATTTCGCAGGTTTAGCTGCTCACAGCATCATTCCATTAGAAAAAGCATTTACGGCTTCATTTGGTTTAATATTAGGAACCTCTGTGCACACTGTTGGTTGGCCCATTGCAAAAGGTGGTTCACAATCTATTACCAATGCGTTACAGGCTCATTTTCTAAGCTTAGGAGGCGAAGTTGAGTTAAATAGACCTATAACATCCATTCATGAATTGCCGGAAGGAAAACCAATTCTCTTTGACCTTACTCCACATCAAATAGTAGATATTGTTGAAGATAAACTTCCATCATCTACCAAGAAAAAATTAGGTGATTATGTATATGGACCAGGTGCATTCAAAGTAGATTTTGCGCTTTCTGAACCTGTTCCTTGGGTGAACGAAGAGTGTAAAAAAGCAGGTACTCTTCACTTAGGAGGTACTTTTAATGAACTTGCAAAAGCTGAACGGGAAGTATGGAATGCCATTCACCCAGATAACCCTTATGTGTTAATCGCACAACCAACTGCTTCTGATCCCAGTAGAGCCCCTGAAGGCAAACATGTTTTATGGAGTTATTGCCACGTACCCAATGGAAGTAAAACTGATATGAAAGAGGCTATTATTAAACAAATTGAGCGATATGCACCCGGTTTTAGAGATACTATTATTGAATCACATTCGATGTCAGCCACTCAGTTTCAAAAATATAATCCGAATTATATTGGTGGCGATATAAACGGAGGAGCTCAAACACTCTCACAGCTCTTTGGTCGACCATTATTAAAGTGGGATCCTTACGATCTACCTGTCGAAAACCTTTATATATGTTCCTCTTCTACCCCTCCAGGAGGCGGTGTTCATGGCATGAGTGGATTCTACGCTGCAAAAAGTGTTTTACGTAAAGAATATGGGATTAAGACTACGCTCTAAGTAAAGATTCTCGTATTTTTAGGCATGCTAAAAGCACTTAAAAACTTAACTGGCAATTACTCCAAAACTCCATCCTATTCCCGCAATATTAGCTTATCCAAAAAATGGGCTTTTATATCTGGATTTATAGCACTTCTTGTATCCATTCCCATACTATCTGTGCTATCCTCATTTTTCATCTCATCGGGTGAAATATGGAGTCATTTAGCGAGTACGGTACTTAGTAGTTATGTGATCAATTCACTCATATTGATCGTTGGAGTATCAACAGGAGTAATTTTAATTGGTGTATCGTTAGCATGGGTTATTACCATGTGTTCTTTCCCTGGGCAAAAGTACTTTGAATGGGCTGCGGTACTACCCTTTTCAATTCCAGCTTATTTATTGGCCTACATTTATACTGATTTTTTAGGTATTGCAGGTACTTTTCAATCATTTATAAGGGGAAATTTTGGCTTAGAAATTGGTGATTATTTTTTCCCAGAAATTCGCTCAGTATGGGGCGCTGTGCTCATTATGACACTAGCCTTCTACCCTTATGTTTACATGTTGGCCAGATCAGCATTTTTAAACCAATCTACTTCATTATTCGAAGCAAGTAGGATCATGGGTTATAGCTCAACACAAAGTTTTTATAAGGTAGCTTTACCGTTGGCACGCCCTGGAATTGCTGCAGGATTAGCACTCGCATTAATGGAAACGTTAAATGATTTTGGTACCGTTCAGTACTTTGGTGTGCAAACATTTACAACAGGTATTTATCGAACCTGGTTTGGTTTAGGAGAACGTCCAACTGCGGCCCAATTAGCTGGTTTTCTATTATTATTTATCATAGTGCTCTTAATTGTAGAACGCTGGTCAAGATCTAAAATAAAAGACCAAGTTAATGTAACCGCACGCTTTAAGCGCATTCAAAAATTTGAATTGAATGGAGTAAAAAAATATGCTGCCATCGTTTTATGCTCCATACCGGTAATACTTGGTTTTATTCTTCCTGTAGTATTGCTCATACTCATGTTTTTAAATAATCTTGATTCCGTAAATACGAGATTTATAATCTATGCACTAAACACACTAAGCGTAGCCGCTATAGCTGGGGTAATTACTGTAAGCCTTGCTTTGTTAATGGCATATTCATCGCGATTAAATCCTACGAAATTAATCAGAGGCTTGAATCAGTTTGGTGCCTTAGGATATGCGATACCAGGTTCCGTAATTGCTGTTGGAATTCTTATCCCTTTTGGTTGGCTTGATAATACCATTGATTCATTCGCTCGTTCAAATTTTGAAACCTCTACTGGTTTATTATTAAGTGGAACTCTGTTCGCAATGATATTTGCGTATGTAGTGCGTTTTCTATCGGTATCCTATAATGGAATCCATTCTAGTCTTCAAAAAATATCCTCTAATGTAGATGAAGCATCACGAGGCATGGGATATAATTTCACTCAGATACTTCGCAAAATTCATATACCTATACTATCAGGAAGTCTAGTATCAGCTTTTCTGTTAGTATTTGTTGATGTAATGAAAGAATTACCTGCTACCATCATTATTAGGCCATTTAACTTTGATACCTTAGCCGTTCAGGTGTACCGCTTAGCTTCAGACGAACGCCTCGGAGAATCCTCTGGAGCAGCTCTTGCCATTGTATTGGTTGGTATAATTCCTGTTATACTACTTAGTAAAACCATTACTAAAACTCGTAAAACAGATAAAAATCTATAGCAAAAAAAAAGAGAAGCCGTTTAAGCTTCTCTTTTGCAATAGGTTATTAAAAGTGGTTTACTGCCAACCAGCTCTATCCATAATTCGAATAGCTTCTGGGTTATTACGCCCTAAAGCAGAAACATTAACAGCATCACTTTTATAGCTACCAAAGCTCTCCAGTGTACTGTTGATGTTTGCATTGTCATTAATTGGGTATTCATTGTTACCAACAGTTAAGTACTCTTGTGCTTTTTCATTGGTCATGTACTCTACAAATTTAACAGCAGCATCACGATTAGGAGCATTTTCAAGCACACCTACAACACTGATGTTTACGTGAGCTCCACGGCCATTCTCACCTTGGTTAGGAAACACAAACTGTAAGCTTTCAGCAATAGCCTTATCATCTTCATCATTACCTTGAAGCATCATAGCAAAGTAATAGTGATTTACTACGGCTACATCACATACACCTGCTGCAACCGCTCTAATTTGATCACGATCTCCACCCTGAGGATTTCTAGCCATATTTTCAACAAGGCCTTTCGCCCATTCTTCCGTTGCTTCAGCACCAATGGTTTCAACTAAAGATGCTACTAAAGATTGGTTGTAAATATTATTTGAAGAACGGATACATACTCGACCATTCCACTCTTCTGAAGCTAAGTCTTCGTAAGTAAGTGTTGATGGATCTTCTACTTTCTCAGGATTCACAACCATCCCACGAATTCGTTTAGAGATCCCAAACCATAATCCATCTGGATGACGTAAAGCTGATGGAATTCTTTCTTCTAATACTTCAGATTCAACGGAAGCTAGAATGCCATTCTCTTCAGCTCTCCAAATTCTACCTGCATCAACGGTTACTAAGATGTCAGCTGGTGAGTTTATACCCTCACTCTTAATTCTTTCGATGAGTTCATCAGACCCACCTTCGATTAAGTTAATTTTGATACCAGTTTCAGCAGTAAAATCAGCATATAAATCCTGATCGGTATCATAGTGGCGAGCTGAATAAATATTTAATTCTTTCGGGTTGTTACAAGCACTTATAACTAATAGAAGTGCGAAAAATGAAAACTGTAGAAATTTCATGATTTTTAGTTTGGTGATATAGTTAATTCGGCACCAAAATAAGGCTTATATAGAAATAATCTAAATAAAGATTGTAAAGTATTTTTACGATTTATGGTCTTTAGAGTAATTTGCAGGGTCTAACATTCTCAAAGTCTCCCATCGGTACATTCCGCTATTGTGGCCATCGGCCCAAGTAATTTGAATGGCATGGTTCCCAACTTGCTGAATGTCTTTGATATCAATTTTAGACGGATGTTTTTCAAAAAAGGCCTCTGGATTGAATTCACTCATGTGAGCATGTCCTCCTCGACACATTACACAAGGACAATTTTGGCGTAATCCAAACAATGGGTAACTTGATTTTAGCCCATCACTCCATTCAATTTCGAGAACTTGGTCATTGTTACTAACTTCGATACCTGTTGGAAAAATGGATTCATTCATAATGCTATAATTTTTGTTCAAACTTAAGAAATGATCTGGATTATTATCTCTAGTGTTTTAGTGTTTATACTTAGTATTTGGATAGGTAAAAAACGTCCTATTAAGTTATATCAAATTACAGCGCGTGGCTTCTTTCTCTTTATTATTGGAGCGAGTTTTACACTACTAATAATGAGAATAGTAAATGATTTAGGGTTCATTTCTGATCATCTAGCTGCGGCTATTCTGACCAACACCTATAGCTGTATTGGTGGGATATTATTTGGTGCGGCTTATGACATCTATTCACTAAAGCAAAAAGCTGGAAAACTAGAGTATTCAAATAAGAACTTAGTCACCGATATAATACCTTCCCTACTCGCTGTTACTTTACTTATTCTGTCATTTGCACGTACTGGTATTTTTAACGAATTACCCATCACTCCTATTCGTGTATCCTCTGCAATATCGATTCTTTCTTTGGGAGTATTAATTATCACATTGAGTGTAGTACCTGAATTCAAAAAGAAAGGAATTGTGATTATAGATCAGATGATTGAATGGAAAGCCTTAACGAGTTATAAATGGGTATCAGAAGAAACCATTGAAATAGAATATGAAATGAATGATACTATCAAGGTATATCAAACTATTATCCCAACATCCGATCAAGTTCGCGTGGAAAAGTTATTGAATGGAAAAATGATGGAGAAACTTGAAACAGAGGATGACTAAGTAGCATTAGTGTGTGTATATTCCCTGAAGAACTCTAAATAAATACAAGTTATGGCTTCATTCGACATCGTTAACGAAATAAACCAACAAGAAGTAGATAATGCTATCAACAATACCGTTAAAGAGATCAGTACTCGCTACGATTTTAGAGGATTACATACTGAAGTAACCTTTCATAGCAAAGAGAATAGAGTTCATATTGTAGCAGCCGAAAGTATGAAGATGAAAGCTGTACAAGAGATGCTGATTAAAAACTTTATCAAACGAGGCATTGATTCAAAAGTACTTGAGTTTGGTACTGAAGAAGGTACTTCT harbors:
- a CDS encoding YajQ family cyclic di-GMP-binding protein, whose translation is MASFDIVNEINQQEVDNAINNTVKEISTRYDFRGLHTEVTFHSKENRVHIVAAESMKMKAVQEMLIKNFIKRGIDSKVLEFGTEEGTSQGYLKMDATLKEGIDRETAKKIVKEIKATKLKVQPQIQDDQVRVTGKKIDDLQEIIRLMKSKDFGVPLQFTNMK
- a CDS encoding Fe(3+) ABC transporter substrate-binding protein gives rise to the protein MKFLQFSFFALLLVISACNNPKELNIYSARHYDTDQDLYADFTAETGIKINLIEGGSDELIERIKSEGINSPADILVTVDAGRIWRAEENGILASVESEVLEERIPSALRHPDGLWFGISKRIRGMVVNPEKVEDPSTLTYEDLASEEWNGRVCIRSSNNIYNQSLVASLVETIGAEATEEWAKGLVENMARNPQGGDRDQIRAVAAGVCDVAVVNHYYFAMMLQGNDEDDKAIAESLQFVFPNQGENGRGAHVNISVVGVLENAPNRDAAVKFVEYMTNEKAQEYLTVGNNEYPINDNANINSTLESFGSYKSDAVNVSALGRNNPEAIRIMDRAGWQ
- a CDS encoding ABC transporter permease — its product is MLKALKNLTGNYSKTPSYSRNISLSKKWAFISGFIALLVSIPILSVLSSFFISSGEIWSHLASTVLSSYVINSLILIVGVSTGVILIGVSLAWVITMCSFPGQKYFEWAAVLPFSIPAYLLAYIYTDFLGIAGTFQSFIRGNFGLEIGDYFFPEIRSVWGAVLIMTLAFYPYVYMLARSAFLNQSTSLFEASRIMGYSSTQSFYKVALPLARPGIAAGLALALMETLNDFGTVQYFGVQTFTTGIYRTWFGLGERPTAAQLAGFLLLFIIVLLIVERWSRSKIKDQVNVTARFKRIQKFELNGVKKYAAIVLCSIPVILGFILPVVLLILMFLNNLDSVNTRFIIYALNTLSVAAIAGVITVSLALLMAYSSRLNPTKLIRGLNQFGALGYAIPGSVIAVGILIPFGWLDNTIDSFARSNFETSTGLLLSGTLFAMIFAYVVRFLSVSYNGIHSSLQKISSNVDEASRGMGYNFTQILRKIHIPILSGSLVSAFLLVFVDVMKELPATIIIRPFNFDTLAVQVYRLASDERLGESSGAALAIVLVGIIPVILLSKTITKTRKTDKNL
- a CDS encoding DUF971 domain-containing protein — encoded protein: MNESIFPTGIEVSNNDQVLEIEWSDGLKSSYPLFGLRQNCPCVMCRGGHAHMSEFNPEAFFEKHPSKIDIKDIQQVGNHAIQITWADGHNSGMYRWETLRMLDPANYSKDHKS
- a CDS encoding phytoene desaturase family protein, which produces MSKADSYFDAFVIGSGPNGFSSAITLAEQGLKVKIIEAKDTIGGGTRTKEITSAGFLHDICSAVHPTAAGSPIFNKLPLAKHGLEWIQPEIGVAHPLDNGDAVIIEKSFENTLARLGKDAKGYKSLFQGFINSWDKLSSDVFSNLRIPSHPLTMARFGWYGMFSAKIIADSFFKNERTKAYFAGLAAHSIIPLEKAFTASFGLILGTSVHTVGWPIAKGGSQSITNALQAHFLSLGGEVELNRPITSIHELPEGKPILFDLTPHQIVDIVEDKLPSSTKKKLGDYVYGPGAFKVDFALSEPVPWVNEECKKAGTLHLGGTFNELAKAEREVWNAIHPDNPYVLIAQPTASDPSRAPEGKHVLWSYCHVPNGSKTDMKEAIIKQIERYAPGFRDTIIESHSMSATQFQKYNPNYIGGDINGGAQTLSQLFGRPLLKWDPYDLPVENLYICSSSTPPGGGVHGMSGFYAAKSVLRKEYGIKTTL
- a CDS encoding S8 family serine peptidase, which gives rise to MFKNYISLIALILVIGCSSSQNTVKRNPSNTSENRSTEPVVEITVNEATENWHHTDPNSKNGFEGIGSEKAYSELLVNKSPKKKVVVAVIDSGVDIEHEDLSANIWINEDEIAGNGIDDDDNGYVDDIHGWNFIGGKDGSHVNKDTYEVTRIYNRLHEKFKDDDFVIVSKKDSEEFALYEEVKAELEKNRLEAKQNYNNLVQVKQALEGAKSVLGVSSIDSISVDKLKPSPSDNAYEQQAKQMFMYFKSNGVKEEDIEEAYNHFDKMYNYAYNTDFDPRHIVGDDFSDLSNRYYGNNDVKGPRSNHGTHVAGIIGAVRNNNKGMNGVANHVSIMVLRAVPDGDERDKDVGNAIRYAVENGADIINMSFGKDYSPRKFYVDEALKFADEQGVLVVHAAGNSGANIDSTNNFPNKFYTEGGSMQNYITVGASSWEGDSLLASSFTNYGNRVDIFAPGVSIYSTYPENTYKAEDGTSMASPVVAGAAALIMAYYPELSAQEVKQLLISSATNHSNRIVYKPGTDEAVPFGSLSASGGLLNIYNALLKSENKTLGTH